Proteins found in one Acidimicrobiales bacterium genomic segment:
- a CDS encoding VCBS repeat-containing protein: MVRGAAEEVVVRRRCGCGSPWYRRALVAVAAAVVLAAVGCEGSSERAGGTTTTASAQPTPDGSAPASAPRGPAPPAGAHRGAGSPRPSSFSFASTVVDASLPGSLDNKAVGDLDGDGLPDIAVGTDSRLVWYRAPGWARSEIAAGHNFTTDMQAADVDGDGDTDLVTPHYDEGTVVWYRNPARGGGGWTPVEIGRPGTAHDVEVGDVDGDRRLDVVTRGHAGPTTLFRQSDPGSWQAVTISAAPSSEGTALGDLDRDGRLDIVQNGYWLAAPADVTAGHAWTRHTFAPGWDEGFVAVIVADLDRDGRLDVVLARSESEGRMAWYEAPPDPRSGGWVEHRIDDDVDFVHTFEVADMDGDGDDDVVFAEMQQSSRRRVGIFRNDGGGRAWSYVALSGGGSHNVRVADIGMDGDLDVVGANWQGGPVELWEQTGRPAG, from the coding sequence ATGGTGCGCGGCGCAGCCGAGGAGGTGGTGGTGCGGCGCAGATGCGGTTGCGGGTCGCCGTGGTACCGACGGGCGCTGGTCGCCGTCGCCGCCGCCGTCGTGCTGGCGGCCGTCGGCTGCGAGGGATCGTCGGAGCGGGCGGGAGGCACGACGACGACGGCGTCGGCGCAGCCCACGCCGGACGGCTCCGCCCCGGCCTCGGCACCTCGCGGTCCGGCTCCGCCCGCCGGTGCCCACCGGGGCGCCGGGTCGCCCCGCCCGTCCAGCTTCTCGTTCGCCTCCACCGTCGTGGACGCCTCGCTGCCGGGGTCGCTCGACAACAAGGCGGTGGGCGACCTCGACGGCGACGGCCTCCCCGACATCGCCGTGGGCACCGATTCCCGACTGGTCTGGTACCGGGCCCCGGGCTGGGCCCGCAGCGAGATCGCCGCCGGCCACAACTTCACCACCGACATGCAGGCGGCCGACGTGGACGGCGACGGCGACACCGACCTGGTGACCCCGCACTACGACGAGGGCACCGTCGTCTGGTACCGTAACCCGGCCCGGGGCGGCGGAGGATGGACGCCCGTGGAGATCGGGCGGCCCGGAACCGCCCACGACGTCGAGGTCGGCGACGTGGACGGCGACCGCCGGCTCGACGTCGTCACCCGCGGCCACGCCGGCCCCACCACGCTGTTCCGCCAGTCCGACCCGGGGTCGTGGCAGGCGGTGACCATTTCCGCCGCCCCGTCGAGCGAGGGCACCGCTCTCGGCGACCTCGACCGCGACGGCCGCCTCGACATCGTGCAGAACGGCTACTGGCTGGCCGCCCCGGCCGATGTGACCGCCGGCCACGCGTGGACGCGCCACACGTTCGCGCCCGGCTGGGACGAGGGCTTCGTGGCCGTCATCGTCGCCGACCTCGACCGCGACGGCCGCCTCGACGTGGTGCTGGCCCGATCGGAGAGCGAGGGGCGCATGGCGTGGTACGAGGCGCCGCCCGACCCGCGCTCGGGTGGGTGGGTCGAGCACCGGATCGACGACGACGTGGACTTCGTGCACACCTTCGAGGTCGCCGACATGGACGGCGACGGGGACGACGACGTCGTGTTCGCCGAGATGCAGCAGTCGTCCCGCCGGCGGGTCGGGATCTTCCGCAACGACGGCGGCGGGCGGGCGTGGAGCTACGTGGCGCTGTCGGGCGGCGGCTCGCACAACGTCCGGGTCGCCGACATCGGCATGGACGGCGACCTCGACGTGGTGGGCGCCAACTGGCAGGGCGGCCCGGTCGAGCTGTGGGAGCAGACGGGCCGCCCCGCCGGCTGA
- a CDS encoding alpha/beta hydrolase yields MATVESLRHELAKARRFARRLKDEEHEDPVPPPLPPGRVLHVPGRGEMFVRMTEGEDDGPPVVLLHGWTLSADLNWFSGGFEVAGRHGPVVAPDLRGHGRGLRSDKPLTLEAMADDVAAMLEHVGIGPAVLVGYSMGGSLALLAWRHHRPVVAGMVLVSTALQWRNSLWERVIWSSMAAVEYGFRLGTPEGGMADRYLRMAVEQSPGLERYKSWVKAEIRRGDPSDIAAAGRGLSAFDAHDFARQVDVPSAVVVTAHDRLIRAERQRRLAEAIPGAHVVEVDGGHNAWLVKPDEFSSALDEALGHVVASGAPAVAV; encoded by the coding sequence ATGGCCACGGTCGAGTCGCTGCGTCACGAGCTGGCGAAGGCCCGCCGCTTCGCCCGGCGCCTGAAGGACGAGGAACACGAGGACCCCGTCCCCCCGCCCCTGCCACCCGGCCGCGTCCTCCACGTGCCCGGGCGGGGGGAGATGTTCGTCCGCATGACGGAGGGCGAGGACGACGGGCCGCCCGTCGTCCTCCTCCACGGCTGGACGTTGAGCGCCGACCTCAACTGGTTCTCGGGAGGGTTCGAGGTGGCCGGCCGCCACGGCCCGGTGGTCGCGCCCGACCTGCGGGGGCACGGGCGGGGGCTGCGCAGCGACAAGCCCCTGACCCTGGAGGCCATGGCCGACGACGTGGCGGCCATGCTGGAACACGTCGGGATCGGTCCGGCCGTGCTGGTGGGCTACTCGATGGGCGGCTCGCTGGCCCTGCTGGCGTGGCGTCACCACCGCCCCGTGGTCGCCGGCATGGTGCTGGTCTCCACCGCCCTCCAGTGGCGCAACAGCCTGTGGGAGCGGGTGATCTGGAGCTCGATGGCGGCCGTCGAGTACGGGTTCCGGCTGGGCACCCCCGAGGGCGGCATGGCCGACCGGTACCTGCGCATGGCGGTCGAGCAGTCGCCCGGCCTGGAGCGGTACAAGTCCTGGGTCAAGGCCGAGATCCGCCGCGGCGACCCCAGCGACATCGCCGCCGCCGGCCGCGGTCTCAGCGCCTTCGACGCCCACGACTTCGCCCGCCAGGTGGACGTGCCCAGCGCCGTCGTCGTGACCGCGCACGACCGCCTGATCCGGGCCGAGCGACAGCGCCGGCTGGCCGAGGCGATCCCGGGCGCCCACGTCGTGGAGGTCGACGGGGGCCACAACGCCTGGCTGGTGAAACCCGACGAGTTCTCCTCCGCCCTGGACGAAGCCCTGGGCCATGTGGTGGCTTCGGGCGCCCCAGCCGTGGCAGTATGA
- a CDS encoding GTP-binding protein, translating into MSAEDPTGRDAGLLRVATAGSVDDGKSTLIGRLLWDAKALLEDQVAAVTTASRARGHDDVHLAMLTDGLKAERDLGITIDVAYRYFATPRRRFVVSDTPGHFEYTRNMVTGASNADLAVILVDARNGVLEQTRRHAVIASLLHLPHVVVAVNKMDLVDWDEAVFVRICEDLTAFVNRFDEPSLTFIPMSAKLGDNVVEPSSNMPWYQGPPLLRYLEEVPATEETGPVGARLPVQWVIEPAGDGRDRPGFAGQLVSGVLRVGAGVTVLPSGATSTVVSLDGLNGPVPVATAGDAVTVRLADDVDVSRGDLLCARGAEAEVAGSLDALVCWMSEEPLAVGSRYLLKHASRWHEATVSALHYRLDVESLGHDDAASLGPNDIGSLSLRLAAPIAFDPYRANRTTGSFVLVDERTNATVAAGMITGAPVPA; encoded by the coding sequence GTGAGCGCCGAGGATCCCACGGGGCGGGACGCGGGGTTGCTGCGCGTCGCCACCGCCGGGTCGGTGGACGACGGCAAGAGCACGCTCATCGGGCGACTGCTGTGGGACGCCAAGGCCCTGCTGGAGGACCAGGTGGCGGCCGTCACCACCGCCAGCCGGGCTCGGGGCCACGACGACGTCCACCTGGCCATGCTCACCGACGGCCTGAAGGCGGAGCGGGACCTGGGCATCACCATCGACGTGGCGTACCGCTACTTCGCCACTCCCCGCCGCCGCTTCGTGGTGTCCGACACCCCGGGCCACTTCGAGTACACCCGCAACATGGTCACCGGCGCCTCGAACGCCGACCTGGCCGTCATCCTGGTGGACGCCCGCAACGGCGTGCTGGAGCAGACCCGCCGCCACGCCGTCATCGCCTCGCTGCTGCACCTGCCCCACGTCGTCGTCGCCGTCAACAAGATGGACCTGGTCGACTGGGACGAGGCGGTGTTCGTGCGCATCTGCGAGGACCTCACCGCCTTCGTCAACCGCTTCGACGAGCCCAGCCTCACCTTCATCCCGATGTCCGCCAAGCTGGGCGACAACGTCGTGGAGCCGTCCTCCAACATGCCGTGGTACCAGGGCCCGCCCCTCCTGCGCTACCTGGAGGAGGTGCCCGCCACCGAGGAGACGGGCCCGGTGGGCGCCCGCCTCCCCGTGCAGTGGGTCATCGAGCCGGCCGGCGACGGGCGGGACCGCCCCGGGTTCGCCGGCCAGCTGGTGTCCGGCGTCCTCCGGGTCGGCGCCGGCGTCACCGTGCTGCCGTCGGGGGCCACGTCCACCGTGGTGTCGCTCGACGGGCTGAACGGCCCGGTGCCCGTGGCCACCGCCGGGGACGCCGTCACCGTGCGACTGGCCGACGACGTCGACGTGTCGCGCGGCGACCTGCTCTGCGCCCGGGGCGCCGAGGCCGAGGTGGCCGGCTCGCTGGACGCCCTGGTGTGCTGGATGAGCGAGGAGCCGCTCGCCGTGGGCTCCCGCTACCTGCTCAAGCACGCCAGCCGCTGGCACGAGGCCACCGTCTCGGCCCTGCACTACCGCCTGGACGTGGAGTCGCTGGGCCACGACGACGCCGCCAGCCTGGGCCCGAACGACATCGGCAGCCTGTCGCTGCGGCTGGCCGCCCCCATCGCCTTCGACCCCTACCGGGCCAACCGCACCACGGGCAGCTTCGTCCTGGTCGACGAGCGCACCAACGCGACCGTGGCCGCCGGCATGATCACGGGCGCCCCCGTCCCGGCGTAG